From Candidatus Omnitrophota bacterium, a single genomic window includes:
- a CDS encoding deoxyguanosinetriphosphate triphosphohydrolase: MHIQQRIKEYEDKFLAPYAMHSVDSRGRRYKEDEHPYRSVYQRDRDRIIHSQAFRLLEYKTQVFVNHEGDYYRTRLTHTLEVSQIARTMAMALGLNVDLTEAIALAHDLGHTPFGHSGEEALNELMAGHGGFNHNTHGLRVVEKLEERYPEFPGLNLSWEVREGIVKHSTKFDKSAPIKDLAPKEMPTMETQIVDIADEIAYDNHDIDDGLASGLLKENDLEELALWENISKEISAKYAKILPERRKYLIIRQLINMQVTDLIRETEAKVKKLKLRSSGDVKKLDKKIISFSAPMKSLRQPLRDFLMEKLYKHYRVIRMADKAKRFIKELFEIYMVRPQALPPHVQERIAKEGVRRGVCDYLAAMTDRNALDEYKKLFYPYEKV, translated from the coding sequence ATGCATATCCAGCAAAGGATAAAAGAATACGAGGACAAATTCCTGGCGCCTTACGCCATGCACAGCGTTGACAGCCGCGGCCGTCGCTACAAGGAGGATGAGCATCCTTACCGTTCGGTCTATCAAAGGGACCGGGACAGGATTATTCATTCCCAGGCATTCCGTCTGCTGGAGTACAAGACCCAGGTTTTTGTCAACCACGAAGGCGATTATTACCGGACCCGGTTGACGCATACTTTGGAGGTTTCCCAGATCGCCAGGACCATGGCCATGGCCCTGGGTTTGAATGTGGACTTGACCGAGGCTATCGCGCTGGCCCATGACTTGGGGCACACCCCTTTCGGCCATTCCGGAGAAGAAGCGCTCAATGAATTAATGGCCGGGCACGGCGGATTCAATCATAACACGCATGGCTTGAGGGTAGTGGAAAAGCTGGAGGAACGTTACCCCGAATTCCCCGGGCTTAACCTTTCCTGGGAGGTCCGGGAAGGGATCGTCAAGCATTCGACGAAATTCGATAAAAGCGCCCCGATCAAAGACCTTGCCCCGAAAGAGATGCCTACGATGGAGACGCAGATCGTGGATATCGCCGACGAGATAGCTTACGACAACCATGACATAGACGACGGGCTGGCCTCCGGGTTGTTGAAAGAAAACGACCTGGAAGAGCTCGCTTTATGGGAAAATATAAGTAAGGAAATTTCCGCAAAATATGCTAAAATACTCCCGGAACGCAGGAAATACCTGATCATTCGGCAGTTGATCAATATGCAGGTTACCGACCTGATCCGGGAAACCGAGGCAAAGGTCAAAAAACTGAAATTGCGTTCCAGCGGCGACGTTAAGAAACTTGATAAAAAGATAATTTCTTTCAGCGCACCGATGAAATCGCTGCGCCAGCCTTTGCGCGATTTCCTTATGGAAAAGCTTTATAAGCATTACCGCGTTATCAGGATGGCGGATAAGGCCAAGCGTTTTATCAAGGAATTGTTCGAGATATATATGGTCAGGCCTCAGGCGCTGCCTCCCCATGTGCAGGAAAGAATAGCTAAGGAAGGGGTCAGGCGTGGCGTGTGCGATTACCTCGCGGCGATGACAGACAGGAACGCGTTAGATGAATATAAAAAGCTGTTTTACCCCTACGAGAAGGTATAA
- a CDS encoding HIT domain-containing protein, producing the protein MDKLWAPWRINYVQGKKKSGCVFCLAKRPGVKKDFVIFKTRKSIALLNIFPYNNGHLMVAPLRHVRDISLLDNAEVLDLFASLNRAKALLEKVLAPDGYNIGINVSRIAGAGIPGHLHIHIVPRWNGDTNFMPVLNNTKIISQSLEELHKRLKACISSKG; encoded by the coding sequence ATGGATAAATTGTGGGCGCCGTGGAGGATAAACTACGTTCAGGGCAAAAAAAAGAGCGGTTGTGTTTTTTGCCTCGCTAAGAGGCCGGGTGTAAAAAAGGATTTCGTGATTTTCAAGACCAGGAAATCCATAGCCCTGTTGAATATCTTTCCGTACAATAACGGCCATTTGATGGTTGCGCCGTTACGCCATGTGCGGGACATATCCCTGCTTGATAACGCGGAGGTCCTGGACCTATTCGCCAGCCTTAACCGGGCCAAGGCCTTGCTGGAAAAAGTCCTGGCGCCGGACGGGTATAATATCGGGATCAATGTTTCCCGCATAGCCGGGGCGGGCATCCCTGGGCATTTGCATATCCATATTGTTCCCCGGTGGAACGGGGACACTAATTTTATGCCTGTTTTGAACAATACCAAGATAATCTCGCAGTCTTTAGAGGAATTGCACAAGAGGCTTAAGGCATGCATATCCAGCAAAGGATAA
- a CDS encoding metallophosphatase family protein: protein MKIGVLSDTHISGNCSEIPAAVVDVFKGVDMIVHAGDLVDLSVLRKLQGLCPDVKAVAGNMDHEEVRGLLSEKMVFEASGFFIGLIHGYGPPDQLLKRLAEVFKKDKVDVIIFGHSHQPMNEKIGDTLYFNPGSPTDTVFAPYRSFGIIEINGKIKASIVKIKGTVPR from the coding sequence ATGAAAATAGGGGTCCTTTCGGATACGCATATATCGGGGAACTGCAGCGAAATACCGGCTGCGGTGGTCGATGTATTCAAGGGCGTGGATATGATCGTCCACGCCGGAGACCTGGTCGATTTGAGCGTGTTGAGAAAGCTCCAAGGGCTTTGCCCGGATGTGAAGGCGGTAGCCGGGAATATGGACCACGAAGAGGTCAGGGGCCTGCTGTCGGAAAAAATGGTTTTTGAGGCTTCCGGGTTTTTCATAGGGTTGATCCACGGCTACGGCCCCCCGGACCAGCTCCTGAAACGGCTCGCCGAAGTTTTTAAAAAAGATAAAGTAGATGTTATAATTTTCGGGCATTCCCATCAGCCGATGAACGAAAAGATCGGAGATACGCTGTATTTCAACCCGGGTAGCCCTACGGATACTGTCTTTGCTCCGTATCGTTCATTCGGGATAATAGAGATCAACGGTAAAATAAAAGCCAGTATCGTTAAAATCAAGGGGACGGTTCCTCGTTAA
- a CDS encoding peptidoglycan DD-metalloendopeptidase family protein produces the protein MPIHLRISVLCLLFISGCVTGPVPVGFKPAPLPAGGVYHKVSKGQTLWRISKTYGVSIEELVAINKIQDSSRIEVGQMLVVPRTLNAKTGAAAFPADDDFIWPLKGKVIADYGQSVNNTVNKGLNIQPLYNGDIVASAAGKVVFLDQDFPGLGKTLIIEHAGGFRTVYGRNNEVFVKPGDIINKGAVIARIIPGGREKSGFLHFEIRKGAMSQNPYFYLP, from the coding sequence ATGCCTATACATCTGCGAATATCCGTTCTTTGCCTTTTGTTCATATCCGGCTGCGTGACCGGGCCTGTTCCTGTTGGTTTTAAGCCGGCGCCGTTGCCTGCCGGCGGCGTATACCACAAGGTTTCCAAGGGGCAGACCCTCTGGAGGATCTCCAAGACCTACGGGGTGAGCATAGAGGAATTGGTCGCTATCAATAAGATCCAGGATTCCAGCCGCATCGAGGTCGGGCAAATGCTGGTTGTGCCGCGGACGCTTAACGCAAAAACAGGGGCCGCAGCATTTCCGGCGGATGATGATTTTATCTGGCCGTTAAAAGGCAAGGTGATCGCCGATTACGGACAGAGCGTTAATAATACGGTGAATAAAGGTTTGAATATTCAGCCTTTGTATAACGGCGATATCGTCGCTTCCGCCGCAGGGAAAGTGGTTTTCCTTGATCAGGATTTCCCCGGCTTGGGAAAAACCTTAATTATTGAGCATGCCGGCGGATTCCGGACGGTATATGGAAGAAATAACGAGGTTTTTGTCAAACCCGGTGATATAATAAACAAAGGCGCGGTTATCGCCAGGATAATTCCGGGCGGCCGTGAAAAGAGCGGGTTTTTGCATTTTGAGATACGCAAAGGCGCGATGTCTCAAAATCCGTATTTTTATCTCCCTTAA
- the thiC gene encoding phosphomethylpyrimidine synthase ThiC: MTQLEAAKKNSLTPLMKKVAAFEKVPPRFIMTGMKKGNIVVPLNKKRRISRPCAIGAGLITKVNANIGTSTDKPDLPEELRKLEVAEKYGADAVMDLSIGGDLRAIRRKILAASNIPLGTVPIYEIAVNAQKNEGDFLGFSAKDILETLRYQAEEGVDFFTIHCGVTRKSLRQLRKNKRLLGIVSRGGAMLASWISRNKKENPFYEYFDKILDIAYEYDVTLSLGDGLRPGSILDATDQAQITELKILGELARACRKRNVQVMIEGPGHVPLDQIKKNIELEKKICGRAPFYVLGPLVTDIAAGYDHISGAIGGALAAGYGADFLCYVTPAEHLRHPSTDDVRQGVIASRIAGHAADIVKGVGGALERDRRMSVARSRRDWKQQIALCIDPEKAREYRLSSKPDMKDVCTMCGKYCSIRLMECHFK; the protein is encoded by the coding sequence ATGACCCAACTGGAAGCGGCAAAAAAAAATTCTTTGACCCCGTTAATGAAAAAGGTCGCGGCCTTTGAGAAGGTTCCTCCGCGGTTTATAATGACAGGGATGAAAAAAGGGAATATTGTCGTCCCGCTTAATAAAAAGCGCAGGATCAGCCGTCCTTGCGCTATCGGCGCCGGGCTTATTACCAAGGTAAATGCCAATATCGGGACATCCACGGACAAGCCGGACCTGCCTGAGGAATTACGAAAGCTGGAAGTTGCCGAGAAATACGGCGCTGACGCGGTAATGGACCTGAGCATCGGCGGCGACCTGAGGGCGATCCGCCGAAAGATCCTGGCTGCGTCAAATATCCCGTTAGGCACTGTGCCTATATACGAGATAGCGGTCAACGCCCAGAAGAATGAAGGGGATTTCCTGGGATTCTCGGCCAAAGATATCCTGGAGACGCTGCGTTACCAGGCGGAGGAAGGGGTCGATTTTTTTACCATACACTGCGGAGTGACCAGAAAAAGCCTTCGGCAGTTAAGGAAGAATAAGCGTCTGCTGGGGATCGTTTCCCGCGGCGGGGCGATGCTGGCCAGCTGGATAAGCCGGAACAAGAAAGAAAATCCTTTTTACGAATATTTCGATAAGATATTGGATATTGCTTATGAATACGATGTCACCCTAAGCCTGGGGGACGGGTTAAGGCCGGGTTCCATCCTGGATGCCACTGACCAGGCGCAGATCACGGAGCTGAAGATCCTGGGCGAATTGGCCAGGGCCTGCCGCAAGAGGAACGTCCAGGTGATGATCGAAGGCCCGGGGCATGTCCCGTTAGATCAGATAAAGAAGAATATCGAGCTGGAGAAAAAGATATGCGGCCGGGCGCCGTTTTATGTCTTAGGGCCTTTGGTGACAGATATCGCCGCCGGTTATGATCATATAAGCGGGGCGATCGGCGGCGCTCTGGCAGCCGGATACGGGGCTGATTTCCTGTGTTATGTCACGCCGGCCGAACATCTGCGCCATCCTTCGACAGATGATGTTCGGCAAGGGGTGATCGCTTCACGGATCGCCGGGCACGCGGCGGATATAGTGAAAGGCGTCGGCGGGGCATTGGAGCGGGACCGCAGGATGTCCGTCGCCCGAAGCCGCAGGGATTGGAAGCAACAGATCGCCTTATGCATTGACCCGGAAAAGGCCAGGGAATACCGCCTTTCTTCAAAACCGGATATGAAGGATGTTTGCACAATGTGCGGCAAGTATTGTTCGATAAGGCTTATGGAGTGCCACTTTAAATAG
- the thiE gene encoding thiamine phosphate synthase has protein sequence MIIDKAVLGKRPLAQTARKAVSCGGMILQLRDKAGSRREILADAQVLSRIAAENKSVFIVNDHPDIALFSKADGVHLGQDDLPVRLVRKLLGRKMIIGVSCSNIDQAIKAQREGADYIGIGPIFPTSTKPDTKAIGLGLVRQCCKSIRIPFFPIGGIGLGNIKKIRSQGSRQAAVCREVIAAADVKKSVSSLSELLI, from the coding sequence GTGATAATAGATAAAGCGGTCCTGGGGAAGAGGCCGTTGGCGCAAACCGCCAGAAAAGCGGTTTCCTGCGGGGGAATGATCCTGCAACTGCGGGATAAGGCCGGTTCAAGGCGGGAGATCCTCGCGGATGCCCAGGTTTTAAGCAGGATAGCCGCGGAGAATAAAAGCGTTTTCATCGTTAACGATCATCCGGATATCGCCCTGTTCAGCAAGGCTGACGGCGTGCATCTGGGGCAGGATGATCTGCCGGTAAGGCTGGTGCGGAAATTATTAGGCAGGAAAATGATCATCGGTGTTTCCTGCTCCAATATAGATCAGGCAATAAAGGCGCAGCGCGAAGGCGCCGACTATATTGGGATAGGTCCGATATTCCCCACCTCTACCAAGCCGGATACAAAAGCTATAGGCCTGGGCTTGGTCCGCCAGTGCTGTAAATCGATAAGAATACCATTTTTTCCGATAGGCGGTATCGGTCTCGGCAATATCAAAAAAATAAGATCGCAGGGCTCGCGCCAGGCGGCGGTCTGCCGGGAGGTGATCGCGGCGGCTGACGTTAAAAAATCAGTGAGCAGTCTTTCTGAACTTTTAATTTAA
- a CDS encoding thiamine-phosphate pyrophosphorylase, with amino-acid sequence MSRVCRDKKIFRVIDANLNRVKEGLRVCEEVIRFILDDRSLTVGFKAVRHRVDLAAVGCPKRDALLGSRSSKRDVGRTVSSVRGEFKRSGYRDIFLANIQRVKESIRVLEEFSKLNRIDAALKFKALRYDVYELEKKVIKKFGSLCDNR; translated from the coding sequence TTGTCCAGAGTTTGCAGGGATAAAAAAATTTTCCGTGTAATTGACGCCAACCTTAACCGGGTTAAAGAGGGGTTGCGCGTATGCGAAGAGGTCATCCGTTTCATCCTGGACGACCGCTCTTTGACCGTCGGATTTAAAGCGGTCCGGCACCGGGTTGATCTGGCTGCGGTTGGCTGCCCCAAGCGTGATGCATTGTTGGGATCGCGCTCGAGCAAGCGGGATGTGGGCAGAACGGTATCTTCCGTCCGCGGTGAATTCAAGAGGAGCGGTTACCGCGACATATTCCTGGCAAATATCCAGCGGGTCAAAGAATCAATCAGGGTGCTTGAGGAATTTTCCAAGCTTAACCGGATCGACGCGGCCTTGAAATTCAAGGCGTTGCGATATGATGTCTATGAACTGGAAAAGAAGGTTATTAAGAAGTTCGGCTCTTTATGTGATAATAGATAA
- the rfaE2 gene encoding D-glycero-beta-D-manno-heptose 1-phosphate adenylyltransferase, whose translation MLEAKVKSLRRLAKEVSRLRRQGKKVVFTNGCFDLLHYGHLKYLESARSAGDILVVGVNSDASVKRLKGPKRPIVGQKYRVRLIAGLECVDYAVVFGQDTPLEVIKTVKPDILVKGADWKRSQIVGGDFVAKNGGKVLTIKFEKGLSTTSLINKIVQSLQG comes from the coding sequence ATGTTAGAGGCAAAGGTAAAAAGCCTGCGTCGGTTGGCCAAAGAAGTTTCGCGCCTGAGGCGCCAGGGCAAGAAGGTTGTGTTCACCAACGGTTGTTTCGATCTTTTACATTACGGCCACTTGAAATACCTGGAAAGCGCCAGGTCGGCCGGGGATATCCTGGTCGTGGGAGTGAACAGCGACGCTTCGGTAAAAAGGCTGAAAGGCCCTAAGAGGCCGATAGTCGGCCAGAAATACCGGGTCAGGCTTATCGCCGGATTGGAGTGCGTGGATTACGCGGTCGTTTTCGGGCAGGATACGCCGCTTGAGGTAATAAAAACCGTAAAACCGGATATCCTGGTCAAGGGCGCTGACTGGAAAAGATCGCAGATCGTCGGCGGCGATTTTGTCGCTAAAAACGGCGGCAAGGTATTGACCATAAAATTCGAAAAAGGCTTATCCACCACCAGCCTGATCAATAAAATTGTCCAGAGTTTGCAGGGATAA
- a CDS encoding D-sedoheptulose 7-phosphate isomerase has protein sequence MRDRIKDLLLESIQVKEDLLRTRIDNIINIANLIIESLKKNGKVILFGNGGSASDSQHIAAELVGRFKKDRTALAAIALTTNTSILTSLANDYGYEIIFSRQIEALGQKNDIAIGISTSGKAKNVAAGIKQAKKMGIKTVALTGGDGGELIKLADVSLMVPSSVTARVQEAHITIGHIVCEMAEQALC, from the coding sequence ATGAGAGACAGGATCAAGGATCTGCTCCTGGAAAGCATACAGGTAAAAGAAGACCTCCTGCGCACCCGGATCGACAATATTATCAATATAGCCAATCTGATCATCGAATCCTTGAAGAAGAACGGCAAAGTCATCCTTTTTGGCAACGGCGGTTCAGCCAGCGACAGCCAGCATATCGCCGCCGAGCTCGTCGGAAGGTTCAAGAAAGACCGTACCGCGCTGGCCGCTATAGCCTTGACCACCAATACCTCGATCTTGACCTCTTTGGCCAATGATTACGGTTATGAAATAATTTTTTCCCGGCAGATCGAAGCGCTGGGGCAAAAGAACGACATTGCTATCGGCATATCCACCAGCGGCAAGGCCAAAAACGTCGCTGCCGGCATAAAACAGGCAAAGAAAATGGGGATAAAAACCGTGGCGCTTACCGGCGGGGACGGCGGCGAGTTGATCAAGCTGGCGGATGTCTCTTTGATGGTCCCGTCATCGGTTACTGCCAGGGTTCAGGAGGCGCATATCACCATAGGCCATATAGTATGCGAAATGGCGGAACAGGCGTTATGTTAG
- a CDS encoding 6-phosphofructokinase, producing the protein MATIGILTGGGDCPGLNPVIRAVVRKAFNEGFEVIGFKNGWKGLIENDTMNLDLGSVSGILPKGGTILGTSRTNPYKKEGGVDKVKDNFKKNKLDALVAVGGEDTLGVANKLTKDGIPNIVGVPKTIDNDLSATDYTFGFDTAINIATECIDRLHTTAESHHRIMVAEVMGRHAGWIALESGIAGGADVILIPEIPIDMDEVCAIIKKRHGRGKTFSIVVVAEGAQFKSQDVTQEEKLDEFGHVRLGGIGEMLAKEIEKRTGYETRVSVFGHIQRGGSPTAFDRILGTRFGVKAVELITKKDFGKMVALRGNSIVAVPLEEAVKELKTVDMELYDIAKVFFG; encoded by the coding sequence ATGGCAACGATCGGCATACTCACAGGCGGCGGGGATTGCCCGGGTTTGAACCCGGTGATCAGGGCAGTGGTCAGGAAGGCCTTCAATGAAGGATTTGAGGTTATAGGTTTTAAGAACGGATGGAAAGGCCTGATCGAGAATGACACGATGAATCTTGATCTGGGGTCGGTTTCCGGTATCCTGCCTAAAGGCGGGACCATACTGGGCACCAGCAGGACCAACCCTTATAAAAAAGAAGGCGGGGTGGATAAGGTAAAGGATAATTTCAAAAAGAACAAGCTTGACGCGTTGGTCGCGGTCGGCGGCGAAGATACCTTGGGCGTGGCTAATAAGCTGACTAAAGACGGGATCCCCAATATAGTGGGCGTTCCCAAGACCATTGATAACGACCTTTCGGCCACTGATTATACTTTTGGTTTTGATACCGCGATCAATATCGCCACCGAGTGCATAGACAGGCTGCATACCACCGCAGAGAGTCATCACCGTATTATGGTAGCCGAGGTTATGGGCAGGCACGCTGGATGGATCGCCCTGGAATCCGGCATCGCCGGAGGCGCGGACGTGATTTTGATCCCGGAGATCCCCATTGATATGGACGAGGTTTGCGCGATCATCAAGAAACGGCACGGCCGCGGCAAGACCTTCAGCATTGTAGTGGTCGCGGAAGGCGCGCAATTCAAATCCCAGGATGTCACTCAGGAAGAAAAGTTGGATGAGTTCGGGCATGTCCGCCTGGGAGGTATCGGCGAGATGCTGGCCAAGGAGATAGAGAAAAGGACCGGCTATGAGACCCGGGTCAGCGTATTCGGGCATATACAAAGAGGCGGCTCTCCGACTGCCTTTGACCGTATATTGGGGACCAGGTTCGGGGTGAAAGCGGTTGAGCTTATAACCAAGAAGGATTTCGGCAAAATGGTCGCTTTACGCGGCAATTCCATCGTCGCCGTTCCTTTGGAAGAAGCGGTCAAAGAATTGAAGACCGTGGATATGGAGCTCTACGACATCGCCAAGGTGTTCTTCGGATAA
- the amaP gene encoding alkaline shock response membrane anchor protein AmaP: MRIFNVLGILFYASILILIGLAMVFFSFNIIPPSDIGSLFVYVQGNINSRIIIGLSGLLLILVSFSFAQLILGRFQSEKTIAFTTASGEVTIALSAIEDLIKHFVLIIPEIRELRPDVIATKKGIVVDLKVALKSEANLPELTARLQEITKSKIQEVLGLEEQIIIRVHISKIVSREDKERKKREAESPEPAIPFGGYGRV, from the coding sequence ATGAGAATCTTCAATGTTCTGGGTATTTTGTTTTATGCCAGCATACTTATCCTTATCGGGCTGGCAATGGTGTTTTTTTCTTTTAATATAATCCCCCCCTCGGATATCGGCAGCCTCTTTGTTTACGTGCAGGGCAATATTAATTCCAGGATAATAATCGGCCTTTCGGGGCTGCTCTTGATCCTGGTAAGTTTTTCTTTCGCCCAGCTTATCCTGGGCAGGTTCCAGAGCGAAAAGACGATCGCCTTTACTACCGCGTCAGGCGAAGTGACCATAGCGCTTTCCGCCATCGAGGACCTGATCAAGCATTTTGTGTTGATCATCCCGGAAATAAGGGAATTGCGGCCTGACGTGATCGCCACTAAAAAAGGCATTGTAGTGGACCTGAAGGTCGCGCTTAAATCTGAAGCGAACCTTCCGGAGCTTACCGCCCGCCTGCAGGAAATAACCAAATCCAAGATACAGGAGGTGCTGGGGTTGGAAGAGCAGATCATTATCCGCGTGCATATTTCGAAGATAGTTTCCCGTGAAGACAAGGAACGCAAGAAAAGGGAAGCTGAAAGTCCGGAGCCTGCGATACCTTTTGGGGGTTACGGAAGGGTGTGA
- a CDS encoding Asp23/Gls24 family envelope stress response protein, producing MLHNDESRNDYGLVKIHRNVISSISAIASSEVDGVKCVGKNLKSRFFELLGRRSPSTIRVEFDKNDEVWVLIPIVIKYGYNIPEVAGKVQENVRNSLEKMTNLSIKDININVKSIEKV from the coding sequence ATGCTGCATAATGACGAGTCGCGCAATGATTACGGTTTGGTAAAGATACACCGCAATGTTATCTCTTCGATCTCGGCGATCGCGTCTTCCGAGGTCGATGGCGTTAAGTGCGTTGGCAAAAACCTTAAATCAAGGTTTTTTGAGTTGCTGGGCAGGCGCTCGCCCAGCACGATCAGGGTGGAATTCGATAAGAATGACGAGGTCTGGGTGCTGATCCCGATAGTAATCAAATACGGGTATAATATCCCGGAGGTAGCCGGCAAGGTCCAGGAGAATGTGCGCAACTCCCTGGAGAAGATGACCAATCTTTCCATAAAAGATATCAATATTAACGTAAAGAGCATAGAAAAAGTCTGA